TTAATTTCCTTTGCAATGGGCCCGGTAATAACAATAGAAACCGTATTATTTGCAATAGCTAAATTTGCAAAACCTACTAATACTCCAATTCCTGTTTGTGCTGATTTTTTACTTTTAATTCTTTTCTTTATCTGATTCAAAACCCATGTAATACCACCAGCTGTGTCCACCATAGCTGCTAATCCACCTGTAAGCATAGAAAGTAAAAAGATATCTGTCATACTCGTAAATCCTTCATAAATTTTCTGAGTAAACTCCATTACTGTAAAAGAATCATTATAAAAACCAATAAAACCCGCAATTATGGTACCTAATAGTAAAGTGTAAAAAACGTTGACACCTACAACTGCTAAAATTATCACTAAAACATAAGGCAAGATAGCCCATAATGAATAATCACTTTTTGCAATATCCACAGAAACAACATCTGAATTAAATCCCAAATAAAAGAAAATTAAAATAGTTACAATTGCCGCCGGAAGCGCGATAAACAAATTAATCTTAAACTTATCTTTTAAATCACAACCTAGAGATTGAGTGGCAGCGATGGTAGTGTCTGATATCATTGATAAATTATCTCCTAACATAGAACCGCCTAGTAAAGCACCTGCTATCAATGGCATAGAAGCACCACTTTTATCAGCAAGTGATATCGCAATAGGTCCTATTGCAACTATAGCTCCAACAGATGTACCTGTAGCAGTTGATAAAAACGAGGCTATCAAGAAAATCCCCAATGGAAAGTACGCTACATCAATGGTATTAATACCTAGGTTCACTACTGCATCAACTCCACCCATTGCCTTACTAACAACTGCAAAAGCGCCTGCAAATAAATAAATCAAACACATGGTTATAATTTTACTATCACCACAACCAGCAATTAAAGTATCAACTTTATCTTCTGTACTGTTTTTAAACAAAATAAAAGCAGCAACAATGCCTACCAAAACAGCAACAGGAGAAGGAAAAGCATAAAAATCATTAAGCAAAATACCTGCTCCTAAAAAAGTAAAAATAAAAATAAATAGCGGAATCAATGCAAAAGGATTTCCAGATTCCTTAGTAAACTTTGTCATAAAAATAATTTTAAATTAAGTGTTATGACGAAAAACAAAGCTGGTATTGGGAATGTAAACAACATTTTTTCCAAAAGATTTGGCTTATCGTTTTAGCACCTTGCTTGTTGTTGCAGGTTGCTATCCTATTGAAGGATTCGTGATAACGGGTGCAAAAGTAATTAATATTTTATGATAAACTAAACAAACACTTTAAAATTTAAAATATTATGCAATATTTAACAAACGGAACTTTATTTAAAATTAAAAATCTCATAAAATAAAGTGTTATCAAATTAAAAATTATCATAAATTAAACTATTTTAGATAAACATAGTCTAATGAATATCAAAATAAATAATATAATTCATATAATATTAACATTAATTGAATAATTATGAAAAAATTCATATTATTAATCGGCTTAATTTTAGTTCTAAGTTGTAGTAAAAATGATGACGCAAATGAATATGTGGCTATTGATCCCTATCCTAATATTACAACAACATTTACCGGCAAAATAAATGTTAACAAACTAGATAATTATTCGAACCAAACGATTCCTAGCTATATCACTAAAGATAATACTGCAGGGAATGCCATTACAGATAAAGGCGCTACTTTAGGACGGGTCTTATTCTACGATAAGAATTTATCGTCAAAAAATACCATCTCCTGCTCCTCTTGTCACATTCAAGCAAATGCTTTTGGAGATGTTGCAGTAGCTAGTACAGGAGTAAATGGAACAACTAGCAGACACTCCATGAGATTGATAAATACTAGATTTTCAAATGAAAATAAATTCTTTTGGGATGAGAGAGCTTCAACTTTAGAAAATCAAGTAACCCAACCTATTCAAGACCATATTGAAATGGGCTTTAGTGGTACACTAGGCGATGGCAACTTTACTGCGTTAATTACTAAACTACAAAACATAGGGTATTATAAAGAATTGTTCAAGTTTGTATATGGATCAGAGGATATTACTGAAAACAAAATTCAACTTGCTTTATCACAATTTGTAAGAAGCATTCAATCATTCGATGCAGAATATGATGTGGGTCGCGCCCTTGTTGCAAATGACAATCAACAGTTTCCTAATTTCACAGCTCAAGAAAACCAAGGTAAAAATTTATTTTTAACACCACCTGTTTTTGACGCTACTGGAAATAGAACTGCTGGAGGAGTAGGTTGTGCGGGTTGCCATCAAGCTCCTGAATTTAGTATTGACCCAAACAGTAGAAATAATGGAATAATCGGGATACTAAATGGAAATGGAATTGACATCACAAATACTAAATCTCCATCACTTAGAGACTTGGTAAAAGCAGATGGAAGTACCAATGGCGCTTTCATGCATACCGCAAATTTGAATACGCTTCAAAATGTAATTGGCCATTACGGCACAATAAACCTAGCACCTGGAAATACAAATCTTGACGCTAGGTTAAGGCCAAATGGTTTTGGTCAAAAATTAAATTTAAATGCCTCAGAAGTAGACGCTTTAATCGCCTTTCTAAAAACCTTAACTGGAACAAATGTCTATGTAGATACAAAATGGTCAACACCTTTTAAATAACATAAAAGTCCCCAAATGTAGATTTGGGGACTTTTAATTTTTAATCAAAATGAACTTAAAAAGCTACATTCCATCTTGGTAATCTTCCATTTTCATCAAAGAAATTTTGTAAAATTACACCTTCAACTGCAGTTGGAATTCCTTTTGAGTCTGTATTAAAAGTTTCATACCAAACTACTTCAAGCGCGGTAATGTCTTCAATTTTCATTTGTGCTGGCCAAGAATATTTTCTTCCCGTTTTAGCAAATTGATGCCCCTCTACAATCTTGTCATAAAGTCCGCCATTTTTTGCTTTTAAAGCACCATTATTTTGAACAGTTCCTGTAGAACCTACCATAATCAATTCTTTTGAATCACCTACGGCATACACTAAAAACACCCCTGATCCATCCGAAGCATTGCAAACTTCAGCAAGACTATCTTCAATTGTGAAAGAAAATTGATTGGTAACTTTGAATTTTTCTAATTCTTTGTACATATATATTATTTATTAGGAACTAGCCATGAACATCATTTTACGAGTAGTAAAATAAACCATAACAAGTTCATTTGCATTTTATTGATTTTGCTGTAAAATCAGATTTTCAATAAAGTGCAAAGGTATTTTTTTAATTCTATTAATCATAAAAAAGCCTCACAAATTGTGAGGCTTTACTATTATTTAGAAAAAGCTTAGATTAACCTAAAACTTCTTTTACTTTTTTACCAATTTCAGCAGGTGAATCCACAACGTGAATACCACATTCTCTCATGATTTGTTTTTTAGCCTCGGCTGTATCGTCAGATCCACCAACAATTGCACCTGCATGCCCCATTGTACGTCCTGCTGGAGCAGTAACTCCTGCAATGAAACCTACAACTGGCTTACGGTTTCCATCCGCTTTGATCCATTTTGCAGCATCAGCTTCCAGTTGACCGCCAATTTCACCTATCATTACGATACATTCAGTCTCTGGATCATTCATTAACAATTCAACAGCTTCTTTTGTAGTAGTTCCAATGATTGGATCTCCACCAATACCGATTGCAGTAGTGATTCCTAAACCTTGTTTTACTACTTGATCAGCAGCCTCATACGTTAAAGTTCCTGATTTAGACACAATACCTACGGTTCCTTTTTTGAATACAAAACCTGGCATAATCCCTACTTTAGCTTCACCTGGAGTAATAATTCCAGGACAGTTAGGCCCTATCAATCTTGCATTTCTTTCTTTTACATAACTGTTTGCTTTTATCATATCAGCAACAGGAATTCCTTCGGTAATTGCAATGATTACTTTAATTCCAGCATCAGCAGCTTCCATAATAGCATCAGCAGCAAAAGCTGGTGGTACAAAAATGATAGTTGTATCAGCACCTGCTTGGTCAACAGCATCTTTTACAGTATTAAATACAGGTCTATCTAAGTGACTTGTTCCTCCTTTACCAGGAGTTACACCACCTACAACATTGGTACCATACTCGATCATTTGAGAAGCATGGAAAGTACCTTCACTTCCTGTAAAACCTTGAACAATTATTTTGGAATCTTTGTTAACTAAAACACTCATGATATATTTTTTATGTAGTTTTTAAAATGGTTATGCAAAAGTATAAAATAGTAATCAGTAATCAGTATTCAGCGTTCAGTTTTTTGACACTAAATTATGATAATTGACTCATTTGATATCCGCGATATAATTTTTGATCTTTAATTTGCCAAATTACAATAAAATGAGCTAAAAGCATTTCTTCTCTTGGATTTTCAATTGTTTTAACAAAATGAGAATAACGCACTGATACCAAATCATTTTCGGCAATAATGTGACTAATTCTAACTTTTGATCGAACATAAGCTTTACTTAATTCATCTGAAAGTAA
This portion of the Flavobacterium sp. CECT 9288 genome encodes:
- a CDS encoding Na+/H+ antiporter NhaC family protein, translating into MTKFTKESGNPFALIPLFIFIFTFLGAGILLNDFYAFPSPVAVLVGIVAAFILFKNSTEDKVDTLIAGCGDSKIITMCLIYLFAGAFAVVSKAMGGVDAVVNLGINTIDVAYFPLGIFLIASFLSTATGTSVGAIVAIGPIAISLADKSGASMPLIAGALLGGSMLGDNLSMISDTTIAATQSLGCDLKDKFKINLFIALPAAIVTILIFFYLGFNSDVVSVDIAKSDYSLWAILPYVLVIILAVVGVNVFYTLLLGTIIAGFIGFYNDSFTVMEFTQKIYEGFTSMTDIFLLSMLTGGLAAMVDTAGGITWVLNQIKKRIKSKKSAQTGIGVLVGFANLAIANNTVSIVITGPIAKEINDEYGLSAKKSATILDIFSCVIQGILPYGAQILLILNYANGKLNFIDILSNAWYHLFLLVFTLIAIYAAFWDKLAYRFLKV
- a CDS encoding cytochrome-c peroxidase; the protein is MKKFILLIGLILVLSCSKNDDANEYVAIDPYPNITTTFTGKINVNKLDNYSNQTIPSYITKDNTAGNAITDKGATLGRVLFYDKNLSSKNTISCSSCHIQANAFGDVAVASTGVNGTTSRHSMRLINTRFSNENKFFWDERASTLENQVTQPIQDHIEMGFSGTLGDGNFTALITKLQNIGYYKELFKFVYGSEDITENKIQLALSQFVRSIQSFDAEYDVGRALVANDNQQFPNFTAQENQGKNLFLTPPVFDATGNRTAGGVGCAGCHQAPEFSIDPNSRNNGIIGILNGNGIDITNTKSPSLRDLVKADGSTNGAFMHTANLNTLQNVIGHYGTINLAPGNTNLDARLRPNGFGQKLNLNASEVDALIAFLKTLTGTNVYVDTKWSTPFK
- the sucD gene encoding succinate--CoA ligase subunit alpha, which produces MSVLVNKDSKIIVQGFTGSEGTFHASQMIEYGTNVVGGVTPGKGGTSHLDRPVFNTVKDAVDQAGADTTIIFVPPAFAADAIMEAADAGIKVIIAITEGIPVADMIKANSYVKERNARLIGPNCPGIITPGEAKVGIMPGFVFKKGTVGIVSKSGTLTYEAADQVVKQGLGITTAIGIGGDPIIGTTTKEAVELLMNDPETECIVMIGEIGGQLEADAAKWIKADGNRKPVVGFIAGVTAPAGRTMGHAGAIVGGSDDTAEAKKQIMRECGIHVVDSPAEIGKKVKEVLG
- a CDS encoding nuclear transport factor 2 family protein, with amino-acid sequence MSAKEIVQNFYKSDALIDSTLLKEFLHPEIVLEWNSSKGFVEHDFASLLLLSDELSKAYVRSKVRISHIIAENDLVSVRYSHFVKTIENPREEMLLAHFIVIWQIKDQKLYRGYQMSQLS